A genomic window from Spiroplasma endosymbiont of Labia minor includes:
- a CDS encoding rod shape-determining protein, with translation MASWTQRKEFVALDLGTANTIAYLGGQGIIYNEPSYIAYDNFTNSIIASGEEAAEMLGKTNSDIRITVPLIDGVIADMDAAKDLIKIIFQRIKLEGVLRKALVVLACPSGVTELEKESLRQVLVDMGARKVLVEEEVKLSAIGAGINIQLSSGNLVVDIGGGTTDVAILSSGDIVVSRSIKVAGNNFNEEIRKYIRAEYNVLVGIKTAERIKKEIGALTKIDNSRTYRAYGRDVISGLPREVVLSPEEVKNTLLSPFSKITDLIVEVMENTPAELAGDIIRNKITICGGGALIRGVDTYFESIFQLGVKIAPEPLLNVIEGAKQYEKNIEKWLEVVDLRDAASTFASFK, from the coding sequence ATGGCATCATGAACACAAAGAAAAGAATTTGTTGCTCTAGATTTAGGTACTGCAAACACGATTGCTTATCTTGGCGGTCAAGGAATTATTTATAATGAACCTTCATATATTGCGTATGATAATTTTACTAATTCAATAATTGCATCAGGAGAAGAAGCAGCAGAAATGCTTGGTAAAACAAATTCAGATATTAGAATTACTGTACCTTTAATAGATGGAGTTATTGCAGATATGGATGCTGCAAAAGATTTAATTAAAATTATTTTTCAACGTATTAAATTAGAGGGAGTTCTAAGAAAAGCATTAGTTGTATTGGCTTGTCCATCAGGAGTTACTGAACTTGAAAAAGAATCTTTAAGACAAGTTTTAGTTGATATGGGAGCTAGAAAAGTTTTAGTAGAAGAAGAAGTTAAACTATCAGCAATAGGAGCTGGAATTAACATTCAATTATCTTCAGGAAATTTAGTTGTGGATATCGGAGGAGGAACTACCGATGTTGCAATTTTATCTTCAGGAGACATTGTTGTTTCACGTTCAATTAAAGTGGCAGGTAATAACTTTAATGAGGAAATCAGAAAATATATTCGAGCAGAATATAATGTTTTGGTTGGTATAAAAACTGCAGAAAGAATAAAAAAAGAAATTGGAGCATTAACAAAAATAGATAATTCAAGAACATATCGCGCATATGGTCGTGATGTTATTTCTGGTTTACCAAGAGAAGTTGTTCTTTCACCAGAAGAAGTTAAAAACACTTTATTGTCTCCATTCTCAAAAATTACAGATTTAATTGTTGAAGTTATGGAAAATACACCTGCAGAATTAGCTGGTGATATCATCAGAAATAAAATTACTATTTGTGGTGGTGGAGCATTAATTCGCGGGGTTGATACTTATTTTGAATCAATTTTCCAATTAGGTGTTAAAATTGCACCAGAACCTTTATTGAATGTTATTGAAGGTGCAAAACAATATGAAAAAAATATTGAAAAATGATTAGAAGTTGTAGATCTTCGTGATGCTGCATCAACATTTGCATCTTTTAAATAA
- a CDS encoding rod shape-determining protein, with protein MASWTQRKEFVALDLGTANTVAYLGGQGIIYNEPSVIAYDIFTNSVIAAGEAAGDMIGKTNSNIRLAVPLVDGVIADMDAAKDLIKIIFQRIRLNEILKNALVVLACPSGVTELERSALKQVVADMGARKVLVEEEVKLSAIGAGINIQLASGNLVVDIGGGTTDVAIISSGDIVVSRSVKIAGNHFNEEIRKYIRAEYNVMVGIRTAENIKKDIGALTKIDNSRTYRAYGRDIISGLPREVVISPEEVKNALLGPFSKITDLIVEVMENTPAELAGDIIRNGITICGGGALIRGIDTYFESIFQLKVTKASDPLMTVIDGAKEYEKNIDKWLEVVELRDKNSSFSAYK; from the coding sequence ATGGCATCATGAACACAAAGAAAAGAATTTGTTGCTTTAGATTTAGGTACTGCAAACACAGTTGCTTATTTGGGTGGGCAAGGAATTATTTATAATGAACCTTCAGTTATAGCATATGATATTTTTACAAATAGTGTTATTGCGGCTGGTGAAGCTGCTGGAGATATGATAGGTAAAACAAACTCAAATATCCGTTTAGCAGTTCCTTTAGTAGATGGAGTTATTGCAGATATGGATGCTGCAAAAGATTTAATTAAAATTATTTTTCAACGTATTCGTTTAAATGAAATTTTGAAAAATGCATTAGTTGTATTGGCTTGTCCATCAGGAGTTACTGAACTTGAAAGATCTGCTTTAAAACAAGTAGTAGCTGATATGGGAGCTAGAAAAGTTTTAGTAGAAGAAGAAGTTAAACTATCAGCAATAGGAGCTGGAATTAACATTCAATTAGCTTCAGGAAATTTAGTTGTGGATATCGGAGGAGGAACTACCGATGTTGCAATTATATCTTCAGGTGACATTGTTGTTTCACGTTCTGTAAAAATAGCTGGAAATCACTTTAATGAAGAAATCAGAAAGTACATTCGTGCAGAATATAATGTTATGGTTGGTATTAGAACAGCTGAAAATATTAAAAAAGACATTGGAGCATTAACAAAAATAGATAATTCAAGAACATATCGTGCATATGGTCGTGATATTATTTCTGGTTTGCCAAGAGAAGTTGTTATTTCACCAGAAGAAGTTAAAAATGCCTTGTTAGGTCCATTCTCAAAAATTACAGATTTAATTGTTGAAGTTATGGAAAATACACCCGCAGAATTAGCTGGTGATATTATTAGAAATGGTATTACTATTTGTGGTGGTGGAGCATTAATTCGTGGAATTGATACTTATTTTGAATCAATTTTCCAATTAAAAGTAACTAAAGCTTCAGATCCGTTAATGACAGTTATTGATGGCGCAAAAGAATATGAAAAAAACATTGATAAATGATTAGAAGTTGTTGAACTTCGTGATAAAAATTCATCATTCAGTGCTTATAAATAA
- a CDS encoding rod shape-determining protein, which yields MDRKLKKYVAIDFGTSATRVYIQGLGVVFNEPTIYAWDIKTRKIIAAGLDAKRMIGKHNSSIKIERPIVGGVVASIETLKIFFAEILKKYEDKLQDSIICIACSLSVTSLERKALIDFARHLGAYYVQVVDDVLLAGLGAGINVNEPEGVLVLDIGAGKATAATIASGDVVSYKWTRTAGAVMDQEIIKFIRTKHNLAIADSFGEQLKIKIGTLVKSKMPLKEKILGIEVLSGLPKEIYLTDTELTKILQLSYNNITSLITQLLEETPSELTIDILRNGITVTGGMGKLNGTKDFLEEYFEIPVKIAKNCLTTVIDGAIAYEKQVRKELERKIEDKENLRSF from the coding sequence ATGGATAGAAAATTAAAAAAATATGTTGCAATTGATTTTGGAACAAGTGCGACTAGAGTTTATATTCAAGGTTTAGGTGTTGTATTTAATGAACCTACAATTTATGCATGGGACATCAAAACACGTAAAATAATTGCTGCTGGTCTTGATGCAAAAAGAATGATTGGTAAACATAATTCCTCAATTAAGATTGAACGACCAATTGTTGGGGGAGTTGTTGCAAGTATTGAAACATTAAAAATTTTTTTCGCGGAGATATTAAAAAAATACGAAGATAAATTACAAGATTCAATTATTTGTATAGCATGTTCATTATCTGTAACTTCATTAGAAAGAAAAGCGCTAATCGATTTTGCTAGACATTTAGGTGCATATTATGTTCAAGTGGTTGATGATGTATTGCTTGCAGGTTTAGGTGCTGGAATTAATGTTAATGAACCAGAAGGAGTTTTAGTTTTAGATATTGGTGCTGGAAAAGCTACTGCTGCAACTATAGCATCTGGTGATGTAGTTTCATATAAATGAACAAGAACTGCTGGAGCTGTAATGGATCAAGAAATTATTAAATTTATTAGAACTAAACATAATTTAGCAATTGCAGATTCATTTGGAGAACAACTAAAAATTAAAATAGGAACACTAGTTAAATCTAAAATGCCATTAAAAGAAAAAATTCTAGGAATAGAAGTTTTGTCTGGATTACCAAAAGAAATTTATTTAACAGATACAGAATTAACTAAAATTCTTCAACTTTCATATAATAATATAACTTCTTTGATTACACAGTTATTAGAAGAAACTCCAAGTGAGTTAACAATAGATATTTTGAGAAATGGAATAACAGTTACTGGTGGTATGGGTAAACTAAATGGAACAAAAGATTTTCTAGAAGAATATTTTGAAATACCAGTAAAAATTGCAAAAAATTGTTTAACAACTGTTATTGATGGCGCAATAGCATATGAAAAGCAAGTAAGAAAAGAATTAGAAAGAAAAATAGAAGATAAAGAAAATTTAAGATCATTTTAA
- a CDS encoding rod shape-determining protein — MAGSKKPTFVSMDLGTANTLVYIAGQGIVYNEPSIVAYRIKENRIIAVGDEAYKMIGKGNKTIRVVRPMVDGVITDIRATEAQLRYIFSKLRISKTLRNSIMLMACPSVITELEKTALKKIAMNLGADRVFVEEEVKMAALGGGVNIYAPTGNLIVDMGGGTTDIAVIASGDIVLSKSIKVAGNYLNDECQKFIRSQYGLEIGSKTAESIKINIGSLSKYPDERRMKVYGRDVVSGLPREIEITPEEIREVLKVPVSRIIDLTVQVLEDTPPELAGDIFRNGITICGGGGLIKGVDKYFADTLQLPTKIGEQPLLAVINGTKKFESEIFEIVKAERHHQELGY; from the coding sequence ATGGCAGGAAGTAAAAAACCTACATTTGTCTCAATGGATTTAGGTACTGCAAATACTTTAGTTTATATAGCAGGACAAGGAATCGTTTATAACGAACCTTCAATTGTTGCATATCGAATTAAAGAAAACCGCATTATCGCTGTTGGAGACGAAGCATATAAAATGATAGGAAAGGGTAACAAAACTATTCGTGTTGTAAGGCCGATGGTTGATGGAGTTATTACAGATATCCGTGCAACAGAAGCACAATTACGTTATATTTTTTCAAAATTACGTATTTCAAAAACATTACGTAACTCAATTATGTTAATGGCATGTCCATCAGTTATTACTGAACTTGAAAAAACAGCACTTAAAAAAATTGCTATGAATTTAGGAGCCGACAGAGTCTTTGTTGAAGAAGAAGTTAAAATGGCTGCTTTGGGTGGTGGAGTTAATATCTACGCACCAACAGGTAACTTAATTGTTGATATGGGTGGAGGAACAACAGATATTGCTGTTATTGCCTCTGGTGATATTGTGTTATCAAAATCAATTAAAGTTGCTGGTAACTATTTAAATGATGAATGTCAAAAATTCATCCGTTCACAATATGGTCTAGAAATTGGATCAAAAACAGCTGAATCAATTAAAATTAATATTGGTTCATTGTCAAAATATCCAGATGAAAGACGTATGAAAGTTTATGGACGTGATGTAGTTTCTGGATTACCACGTGAAATCGAAATTACACCAGAAGAAATTCGCGAAGTACTAAAAGTACCTGTATCACGTATTATTGACCTAACTGTTCAAGTTTTAGAAGATACTCCACCAGAATTAGCTGGAGATATTTTCAGAAACGGTATCACTATTTGTGGTGGTGGAGGTTTAATCAAAGGTGTTGATAAATACTTTGCTGATACTCTACAATTACCTACAAAAATTGGTGAACAACCATTATTAGCCGTTATTAATGGAACTAAAAAATTTGAAAGCGAAATCTTTGAAATTGTCAAAGCAGAACGTCATCATCAAGAATTAGGTTATTAA
- a CDS encoding FtsX-like permease family protein, with protein sequence MNLKLLFKNSFHSLKNNFGVLFIFFLFLLTSLSLIFGMLGLTFNLSDKLTYELYKINNRVDSQLSSEVTSQFSDKIQWSDQYKNDLVKFLNQDLAKNGFSDDVFLDINYDSELLTSLGNVDGYVQNVKDNVIIYKYYDKLIALWQISQKNFGNAFLEYVYNELKKDDFAFNTTKFAIPGFAGGDDLCMYATDFSDTKLKPFHLYKVNDVVEGKLNIYLTQNSYNKFLNSNLDLHIYLNGSTKLDYNIVGWTDSYFKMVKNTEYTVLCDSEELVKILSKNFNAEKYEMPPLYDKNIDKTFSGAHYLFEDLQNKSHKINYKRMITSIINNHSSWFVDGLSSQDLAEYAALYAGGYNPMEYSQYTLIITILDYVNILLIVIMLCLSAAILFFIIKQLIENDKEILFFLRNIGIKKINLAFINITSLVYPLLLALMFSILGMFVTQNVLFKSISNAYTFELDYFKIQWYIWLFIIMIVMAYFGIFFILIFVNISNSNLKPEKIYSISHTEKSLSFFKPVFRKIFHNNLFVSFGFKNFYKIIVSFIIIFLSSTIGLFGLIFNDSVNYTTSLIQQHFYPYKNSSSYMSPLLNGSENDFSVHPKYKYVDSTYEDNDSKRILPQIDNNNLLVGFCIGSVTPENCYPSLNKFPNVEGLYINNDDSNKVLNSNLTNYNDEYPNLINVFSEIQSLYLKIKGLYPSFNGMNYSAGTIYKQLNQLPFLSLSGKILNVKNGKTIGYPNRISLVSDDMLKSIGGLNEIGYTNDINSVNLNVNADILDYYELGLIDSQQVKIDDSVNLDFKYINATVDPSYKKLKNSFVLLEFDLLENNDLMITVPLLVRINNVDYKIINSTKQFLINQDSAMKLIKENLTYQLSGMNSILNQNSNDNLETELKFTNNIINFLNSSNFKISDFYNSFYSTNIIPKVYENFVLMASNGEIGDYSSYELSTDIIEKNTIISDDYLIITKFIKTTLSSITNIILNIMNFFTYLAVFTLLLLIYLVIKENESIFKTLKILGYYKRELLGYIILGYVISSVVAVVAGFGFSFLLYNIVKGEIANLYQFTLLFKVFPFYWMILFLIPSFYTFLITTTILIKIKNEKTIA encoded by the coding sequence ATGAATTTGAAATTGTTATTTAAAAATTCATTTCATAGTTTAAAAAATAATTTTGGTGTTCTTTTTATTTTTTTCCTATTTTTATTAACTTCATTAAGTTTAATTTTTGGTATGCTTGGACTTACTTTTAATTTATCTGATAAATTAACTTATGAGCTTTATAAAATTAATAACAGAGTTGATAGTCAACTTTCAAGTGAAGTTACTTCTCAATTTAGCGACAAAATTCAATGATCTGATCAGTACAAAAATGACTTAGTCAAGTTTTTAAATCAAGATTTAGCAAAAAACGGATTTAGTGATGATGTTTTTTTAGATATTAATTACGATTCAGAATTACTAACATCTCTTGGAAATGTTGATGGTTATGTTCAAAATGTAAAAGATAATGTCATTATTTATAAATATTACGATAAATTAATAGCACTTTGACAAATATCACAAAAAAATTTTGGGAATGCATTTTTGGAATATGTTTATAATGAATTAAAAAAAGACGATTTTGCTTTTAATACAACTAAATTTGCAATTCCTGGATTTGCTGGTGGTGATGATTTATGTATGTATGCCACAGATTTTTCAGATACAAAATTAAAGCCATTTCATTTATATAAAGTTAATGATGTTGTTGAAGGCAAATTGAATATTTATTTAACGCAAAATTCATATAATAAATTTTTAAATTCAAATTTAGATTTACATATATATCTAAACGGATCTACAAAATTAGATTATAATATCGTTGGCTGAACAGATTCTTATTTTAAAATGGTTAAAAATACTGAATATACTGTTCTTTGTGATTCAGAGGAGCTTGTAAAAATTTTATCAAAAAATTTTAATGCAGAAAAATATGAAATGCCGCCACTTTATGATAAAAATATAGATAAAACTTTTTCTGGGGCGCATTATTTATTTGAAGATTTGCAAAACAAATCACATAAAATTAATTATAAAAGAATGATTACGTCAATAATTAATAATCATTCATCATGATTTGTAGATGGATTAAGTTCACAAGATCTTGCAGAATATGCAGCGTTATATGCTGGGGGTTATAATCCTATGGAATATAGTCAATATACTTTGATAATTACTATTTTAGATTACGTCAACATATTATTAATAGTAATAATGTTATGTTTGTCAGCAGCCATTTTATTTTTTATAATTAAACAGCTAATTGAAAATGATAAAGAGATTTTATTTTTTTTAAGAAATATTGGCATAAAAAAAATTAATTTAGCATTTATAAATATTACTAGTTTAGTTTATCCGCTTTTACTTGCATTAATGTTTAGTATTTTGGGAATGTTTGTCACACAAAATGTTTTATTTAAATCAATTTCTAATGCATATACGTTTGAATTAGATTATTTTAAAATTCAGTGATATATTTGGTTATTTATAATCATGATTGTAATGGCTTATTTTGGAATATTTTTTATTTTAATATTTGTAAATATTTCAAATTCTAATCTAAAGCCTGAAAAAATATATTCAATTTCGCATACAGAAAAATCACTAAGTTTCTTTAAACCTGTTTTTAGAAAAATATTTCATAATAATTTATTTGTGTCATTTGGTTTTAAAAATTTTTATAAAATTATTGTTTCATTTATTATTATATTTTTATCTTCAACTATTGGATTATTTGGCTTAATTTTTAATGATAGTGTTAATTATACAACTAGTTTAATTCAACAACATTTCTATCCATATAAAAATTCAAGTTCTTATATGTCGCCTTTATTAAACGGTAGTGAAAATGATTTTTCAGTTCATCCAAAATATAAATATGTTGATTCAACATATGAAGATAATGACAGTAAAAGAATTTTACCTCAAATTGATAATAATAATTTATTAGTTGGATTTTGTATAGGTTCTGTAACACCTGAAAACTGTTATCCAAGTTTAAATAAATTTCCAAATGTAGAAGGATTATATATTAATAATGATGACTCTAATAAAGTTTTAAATAGCAATTTAACAAATTATAATGACGAATATCCAAATTTAATAAATGTTTTTTCAGAAATACAATCTTTATATTTAAAAATAAAAGGTTTATATCCATCATTTAATGGAATGAATTATTCTGCTGGAACAATTTATAAACAATTGAATCAATTACCATTTTTATCTTTGTCTGGTAAAATTTTAAATGTAAAAAATGGCAAAACAATAGGCTATCCAAATAGAATTAGTTTAGTATCCGATGATATGCTAAAAAGCATTGGAGGATTAAATGAGATTGGCTACACAAATGATATTAATAGTGTTAATTTAAATGTTAATGCAGATATTCTAGATTATTATGAATTAGGTCTGATTGATAGTCAGCAAGTAAAAATTGATGATAGTGTTAATTTGGATTTTAAATATATAAATGCAACTGTAGATCCAAGTTATAAAAAATTAAAAAATTCATTTGTTTTGCTAGAATTTGATTTATTGGAAAATAATGATTTGATGATTACAGTTCCGTTATTAGTGCGTATAAATAATGTTGATTATAAAATTATCAATTCCACAAAGCAATTTCTAATTAATCAAGATAGTGCAATGAAATTAATTAAAGAAAATTTAACTTATCAACTAAGTGGAATGAATTCTATTTTAAATCAAAATTCAAATGATAATTTAGAAACTGAATTAAAATTTACAAACAATATAATTAATTTTCTTAATAGTTCAAATTTTAAAATTTCTGATTTTTATAATTCATTTTATTCAACAAATATAATACCGAAGGTTTATGAAAATTTTGTGTTAATGGCAAGCAATGGAGAAATCGGCGACTATTCTAGCTATGAATTAAGCACAGATATTATAGAAAAAAATACAATAATTTCTGATGATTATTTGATAATTACTAAATTTATCAAAACCACATTGTCATCAATTACAAATATAATTTTAAATATAATGAATTTCTTTACGTATCTTGCCGTCTTTACTTTATTATTATTGATTTATTTAGTTATTAAAGAAAACGAATCAATTTTTAAAACACTAAAAATACTTGGCTATTATAAACGCGAATTACTTGGCTATATAATTTTGGGTTATGTAATTTCGTCAGTAGTTGCGGTTGTGGCAGGATTTGGCTTTTCGTTTCTACTTTATAATATTGTAAAGGGAGAAATAGCCAATTTATATCAATTTACACTTCTTTTTAAAGTATTCCCATTTTATTGAATGATTTTATTTTTAATTCCTTCTTTTTATACTTTTTTGATTACTACAACAATTTTAATAAAGATAAAAAATGAAAAAACAATTGCTTAG
- a CDS encoding lipoprotein, producing MKKLLSLLATFGLISTGASTVVACDSSSDTDTSTVELSFSTTPTDALVVTGVTGKVGDDVKGLIGSIVKSDADTSDLAVGTTNQADYNKLLDANKADYTNWEKGMEVKAIFAAFKPAATKADTDTDVLETLKVYTVKITKEASTTTDLAKVTFTAVDNTVANNKAVTSDEATAAVEKVTTDVQTQLVEVVSGVTSADYTLDTTAIVASDLSAGVTVKITATTDSKLLTGTQTISVTFINASLY from the coding sequence ATGAAAAAATTATTATCATTATTAGCTACTTTTGGTTTAATTTCTACAGGAGCATCAACAGTAGTTGCTTGTGATTCATCATCTGATACAGATACAAGTACAGTAGAATTATCATTTTCTACAACTCCAACAGATGCTTTAGTTGTAACTGGTGTAACTGGAAAAGTAGGAGATGATGTTAAAGGTTTAATTGGTAGTATCGTAAAATCTGACGCAGATACATCTGATTTAGCAGTTGGAACTACAAATCAAGCAGATTACAATAAATTACTTGATGCTAATAAAGCAGACTATACAAATTGAGAAAAAGGAATGGAAGTAAAAGCTATCTTTGCTGCATTTAAACCTGCAGCAACTAAAGCAGATACAGATACAGATGTTCTAGAAACTTTAAAAGTATATACAGTAAAAATCACTAAAGAAGCTTCAACTACAACTGATTTAGCAAAAGTTACATTTACAGCAGTTGACAATACTGTTGCAAATAACAAAGCTGTAACTTCAGATGAAGCAACTGCTGCTGTAGAAAAAGTTACAACAGATGTTCAAACACAACTTGTTGAAGTAGTTTCAGGTGTTACATCAGCAGATTATACATTAGATACAACAGCAATTGTTGCTAGTGATTTAAGTGCTGGAGTTACTGTTAAAATTACAGCTACAACTGATTCAAAATTACTAACAGGAACACAAACTATTTCAGTAACATTTATTAATGCTTCATTGTATTAA
- a CDS encoding rod shape-determining protein has protein sequence MDKEERTFISLDLGTSNILAYVSGQGLVYDQPSLMAYDNNTNKIIAMGDDAYDMLGKTHDHIRIVTPLVDGVIADMDAAKDLLRHLFSRLKMMNIWKNSIVLLACPSGVTELERQALKLVAKEMGASLVIVEEEVKMSALGAGINIELPQGILVVDIGGGTTDIALISTGDIVISRSVKIAGKAFDSEITKYIRSEYNLAIGKRTAEVVKKTVGSLVKYPNERSIQIYGRDIISGLPKEARISSEEVRNILLTAFSKITDLIIEVLENTPPELAGDVMRNGIMVCGGGALIRNIDKYFEGIFQLKTRVAPDPLNCVIDGTRAFEKVIRKRLEDGLYDHIKEDTYKYL, from the coding sequence ATGGATAAAGAAGAAAGAACGTTTATTTCACTAGATTTAGGTACCTCAAATATTTTGGCATATGTTTCTGGACAAGGTTTAGTTTATGACCAACCATCATTAATGGCTTATGATAATAATACAAATAAAATTATTGCAATGGGTGATGATGCATATGATATGCTTGGAAAAACTCATGATCATATACGAATTGTAACCCCATTAGTAGATGGAGTTATTGCAGATATGGATGCTGCAAAAGATTTATTACGCCATTTATTTTCTCGTCTAAAAATGATGAATATTTGAAAAAATTCAATTGTTTTATTAGCATGTCCATCGGGTGTTACTGAACTTGAAAGACAAGCTTTAAAATTAGTTGCAAAAGAAATGGGAGCATCATTAGTAATTGTTGAAGAAGAAGTTAAAATGTCGGCTTTGGGTGCTGGTATAAATATTGAATTACCACAAGGAATTTTAGTGGTTGATATCGGTGGTGGAACTACAGATATTGCCCTTATTTCTACAGGTGATATAGTTATTTCTAGATCAGTAAAAATAGCAGGTAAAGCATTTGACAGTGAAATTACAAAATACATTAGATCTGAATATAATCTTGCAATTGGTAAACGTACAGCGGAAGTCGTTAAAAAAACAGTTGGTTCTTTGGTGAAATACCCAAATGAACGTTCAATTCAAATTTATGGACGCGATATAATCTCGGGATTGCCAAAAGAAGCAAGAATTTCTTCAGAAGAAGTTCGAAATATTTTATTAACTGCTTTTTCAAAAATTACAGACTTAATCATAGAAGTTTTAGAAAATACACCACCAGAATTAGCTGGAGATGTTATGAGAAATGGTATTATGGTTTGTGGTGGTGGAGCATTAATTAGAAATATTGATAAATACTTTGAAGGTATTTTTCAATTAAAAACGAGAGTTGCTCCAGACCCATTAAATTGTGTTATTGATGGAACAAGAGCATTTGAAAAAGTTATTAGAAAACGTCTTGAAGATGGTTTATACGATCACATAAAAGAAGATACATACAAATACCTATAA